The window CAGCTCTTGCTTTATCGAATCGTGCAGGAAGCGCTCAACAATATCTCCAAACACGCCTCGGCGCGGTTCGTCGAGATCGTGATAATGCGGGAAAGCGACGGTCTACTAATCAGAGTAAGCGACGACGGGCGCGGGATGACGATATCGGGCGACCTGCGCCGAGCCCGCGGAATTGACAACATGCGTTACAGGGCGCGCCTGATCGGCGCCGAACTGACCTGGCTGCGGGCCACCGGCAGGCGAGGCACCGTAGTCGAATTGCGGCTGCCGATAAGAAGTAGAGATGATGCGTGATGCGTGATTCGTGATGCGTGATTCGTGATGCGTGATTCGTGATGCATGATTCGTGATGACTGAGCACCTCATCCGGTCACGCATCACGCATCTCACGCATCTCGCATCACGGATCACGTTTCCGGTCTTTTCCTATGAGCATACTGATTGCCGAAGACATGGCTTTTCAGCGCGATTATCTTCGCGCGATTATTACCGACAACTTCGCCGACGCGGGGCCGGTGATCGAAGCCAGTGACGGGAACAGCGCCGTCGAGCTTGCGCTTAAACACCATCCCTCGCTTGCGGTTCTCGACATAAAGCTGCCGGGGCTTTCGGGCGTGAAAGCCGCGCGGCAAATATGGGCCGAGCTACAACTGGCCCGGATTATTTTCTGGTCTCAATACAAGGACGAGATCTATATTCGAGAGCTAGCCCGCATAGTGCCGGGCGAAACGGTCTACGGCTATGTGCTCAAGTCATCGCCCGATGAAAAGCTGATAGCAGCGTTGCGCGCGGTGCTCGTCGATGAGCAATGCTGGATCGATCCGGAGATTCGCTCGGTCCAGTCACGAGCGACGAACCGCACATCGGGCCTGACCGATATCCAATACGAAGCTCTGGTAGACATCGCGCTCGGATTGACCGACAAAGCAATCGCCCGCCGCAGGTACCTGAGCGAGAGAGGCGTGCAGAACCGGCTGCGCGAGCTTTACTCCAAGCTCTCGATAGATATCGAGCAGATCGTCGACGAACGATGGGGGAGCACCTACAGCCCGCGTTCGCGAGCGATGTCAATCGCGATGCAGCGCGGGCTCATCAACGCCGACGAGCTCGCGCGCGAGAACGAAGCGCTTCAGCAATGGCTTCAGCGCGAGAACGCGCTGCCAACCTGAAATTCTGATAAGAGTTGAGAGTTCAGGGTTCAGGGTTCAGGGTTCGGGGTTCAGGGTTCGGGGTTCAGGGTTCAGAGTTCAAGCTTTAGCTTGCTCGTCTTGACCACCAACAACCTTGTGTTGACTGCTCATATCTAACCCGCGCCAAGACAAGAGCAAGCTAAAGCTTGTACTCTGAACCCTGAACTCTGAACCCTGAACCCTGAAGTCTCTAGCTTGGTTTGATGCTACGGGAAAACACAGTCATCTCTCACTATCGAATCCTGTCTCGCATAGGCGCGGGCGGTATGGGTGAAGTCTACCTTGCCGAGGACACGCTCCTGGGCCGCCGCGTTGCGCTCAAGCTGCTGCTCGCGGAATTCAACAGCGATGAAGACAGACTGCGCCGCTTCGAGCAGGAA is drawn from Acidobacteriota bacterium and contains these coding sequences:
- a CDS encoding response regulator transcription factor, producing MSILIAEDMAFQRDYLRAIITDNFADAGPVIEASDGNSAVELALKHHPSLAVLDIKLPGLSGVKAARQIWAELQLARIIFWSQYKDEIYIRELARIVPGETVYGYVLKSSPDEKLIAALRAVLVDEQCWIDPEIRSVQSRATNRTSGLTDIQYEALVDIALGLTDKAIARRRYLSERGVQNRLRELYSKLSIDIEQIVDERWGSTYSPRSRAMSIAMQRGLINADELARENEALQQWLQRENALPT